Within the Synechococcus sp. MU1617 genome, the region AAGCACCTACCGTGAAAACGCCGAGCTAAAGGCCTCTGCGGCAGCACTACGAACCAACGGTTGGGCGCTGGCAGACGATTCAGGACTTGAAGTCGACTCACTTCAATGCGCACCAGGACTGTTCTCCGCCAGATACGCCGAAGGCAACGACGCCAAAATTCAGAGAATTCTTTCGGAGTTGGGCGCTTCCCTCTATCGAAGCGCCTGCTTCCGCAGCACGATGGTGCTGTGCGATCCCACAGGGACCTGCCGAGCGGCGGCAGAGGGCATTTGCTGGGGTGAGCTCCTCAACGCACCGGCCTACCCAGGTGGCGGCTTTGAATCCTTGCTCTGGGTGCGTGAAGCTCGTTGCACCTATGGCGAACTC harbors:
- a CDS encoding non-canonical purine NTP pyrophosphatase; this encodes MEALICRPSLALQLTIATGNPTKVAEIEAMLGPLPIHVQRQPDDLDVEETGSTYRENAELKASAAALRTNGWALADDSGLEVDSLQCAPGLFSARYAEGNDAKIQRILSELGASLYRSACFRSTMVLCDPTGTCRAAAEGICWGELLNAPAYPGGGFESLLWVREARCTYGELNPAQLSRLGSRGKAARALAPQLRQLLGLN